The Leishmania panamensis strain MHOM/PA/94/PSC-1 chromosome 32 sequence genome window below encodes:
- a CDS encoding dynein light chain, flagellar outer arm, putative (TriTrypDB/GeneDB-style sysID: LpmP.32.0260): MYNDHKATVKNADMPEDMQADAIEVTLQAMEKFNIEKDIAAYIKKEFDKKYQPTWHCIVGRNFGSFVTHDTHCFLYFYLGQVAVLLFKCG, from the coding sequence ATGTACAACGATCACAAGGCCACGGTGAAGAATGCTGACATGCCAGAGGACATGCAGGCAGACGCGATTGAGGTGACGCTGCAGGCAATGGAAAAGTTCAACATTGAGAAGGATATCGCCGCCTACATCAAGAAGGAGTTCGATAAGAAGTACCAGCCGACGTGGCACTGCATTGTGGGCCGTAACTTCGGCAGCTTTGTGACACACGACACCCACTGCTTCCTGTACTTCTACCTCGGCCAGGTCGCTGTGTTGCTCTTCAAGTGCGGGTAA